One genomic segment of Alkalimarinus alittae includes these proteins:
- a CDS encoding PHP domain-containing protein, with amino-acid sequence MSHLSSLIDLHCHSTASDGTLTPSDLVALAYQKGVKHLALTDHDTISGLDEAASTGDALGVNIISGVEFSAQWNNQGIHILGLNFDRQSPIIKSAVERQESSRFLRTKSISERLEKKGFEGLYEAALVSSSGQAPGRPHIASAMVEKGYVSNVSVAFKKYLGAGKVGDIRSVWPELNEVVGWIVDAGGIAIIAHPRKYNMTVTKLRSLIADFKASGGEGLEVITSGQKQGEIGLLADLCTKYELKGSLGSDFHSPTQPWVKLGAIPSLPKSVKPVWLDWALSV; translated from the coding sequence ATGTCTCACCTATCTTCACTCATCGACCTTCATTGTCACAGTACTGCTTCAGATGGGACTTTAACCCCTTCAGATTTAGTGGCGCTAGCTTATCAAAAAGGTGTTAAGCATCTAGCCTTGACTGATCATGACACTATCAGTGGTTTGGATGAAGCGGCATCTACTGGAGATGCGCTAGGCGTTAATATTATTTCGGGTGTTGAATTTTCAGCACAGTGGAATAATCAAGGTATTCATATTCTTGGCTTAAACTTCGATCGGCAATCGCCTATCATTAAGTCGGCAGTTGAACGTCAAGAATCGAGCCGTTTCTTGCGCACTAAATCAATCAGTGAGCGATTAGAAAAGAAAGGGTTTGAGGGGCTTTATGAGGCTGCGTTAGTTTCCTCATCTGGCCAAGCGCCCGGAAGGCCGCATATTGCTTCAGCTATGGTAGAAAAGGGCTATGTAAGTAATGTGTCTGTCGCGTTTAAAAAATACCTTGGGGCAGGTAAAGTTGGTGATATTAGATCTGTATGGCCTGAGCTTAATGAGGTTGTTGGCTGGATTGTTGATGCCGGCGGTATTGCCATTATTGCACACCCAAGAAAATACAATATGACGGTTACAAAGCTACGGTCATTAATAGCTGATTTCAAAGCGTCTGGTGGTGAAGGGTTAGAAGTGATTACCTCTGGACAAAAACAAGGTGAGATTGGGCTTCTTGCTGATTTATGTACCAAATATGAGCTCAAAGGCTCTTTAGGTAGCGATTTTCACTCACCAACACAGCCTTGGGTTAAGCTCGGTGCAATACCTTCTTTACCTAAAAGCGTTAAACCTGTT
- a CDS encoding YciI family protein translates to MFYAIISEDIPNSLEKRKLSRPAHLERLQLLKQAGQLFVAGPHPAIDSNDPGEHGFTGSLVIAEFSSLAEAQKWADNDPYVSAGVYSKVTVKPFKHVLP, encoded by the coding sequence ATGTTTTACGCAATTATTAGTGAAGACATACCTAATAGCCTCGAAAAAAGGAAACTTTCACGCCCCGCTCACCTAGAGCGCCTTCAGTTATTAAAGCAAGCAGGCCAATTATTCGTCGCAGGTCCTCACCCCGCAATTGATAGCAACGACCCAGGCGAACATGGTTTTACAGGCAGTCTTGTGATTGCTGAGTTTAGCTCATTAGCAGAGGCTCAGAAATGGGCAGACAATGACCCTTATGTTTCTGCCGGCGTGTATAGCAAGGTCACTGTTAAACCTTTTAAACATGTATTACCCTAA
- a CDS encoding TIGR04211 family SH3 domain-containing protein, with translation MNVKKYLLILLLLTMPSIGLAESMYIDDTLLVPLRSGEGLQFRIVHKGVKSGTKVELLGHNPDSGYSHIKTPEGVVGYLPTRYLVKNEIARDRLIKVSSQLEKAQAKSNQLQAELKELQAKHQTLSANHEQLSRMSESTSSELKKVKNISSNALSLDQRNRELRETNQELKNEVELLTTDNQRLKDKSETSFMMIGAALVLLGVILALVIPWLKPTKKNDSWA, from the coding sequence ATGAACGTGAAAAAATACCTACTCATTCTTTTGTTATTAACAATGCCATCTATTGGCCTTGCCGAATCTATGTATATTGATGACACGCTACTAGTCCCCCTTAGAAGCGGGGAAGGACTGCAATTCCGAATTGTTCATAAAGGCGTAAAAAGTGGCACCAAAGTTGAGCTACTAGGCCACAATCCTGACTCCGGTTACAGCCATATAAAAACACCTGAAGGTGTGGTTGGCTACCTTCCAACTCGCTACCTAGTCAAAAACGAAATAGCACGTGACCGTCTTATTAAAGTCTCTTCACAGCTAGAAAAGGCACAAGCTAAATCAAATCAATTACAAGCAGAGCTTAAAGAGCTACAAGCTAAACATCAGACGCTTTCGGCTAATCATGAGCAACTGTCTCGCATGAGCGAATCAACAAGCAGCGAGCTTAAGAAGGTCAAAAATATTTCATCTAATGCCTTATCGCTCGACCAACGCAACAGAGAGCTACGCGAAACAAATCAAGAACTAAAAAATGAAGTTGAGCTGTTGACAACAGACAACCAAAGATTAAAAGACAAAAGTGAGACGAGCTTTATGATGATCGGCGCAGCATTAGTACTGTTAGGCGTGATTCTCGCACTGGTTATACCTTGGTTAAAGCCAACCAAAAAGAATGATAGCTGGGCATAA
- a CDS encoding PilZ domain-containing protein has translation MINSTIRDYSEKRDFIRMKVDTTIRLTFDDSEKTMTAVCKDLSGTGMLIETSDALAENSEFHTSLPSSNPAFPAFETKVKVIRCAESEDGRFLIGTEILNMP, from the coding sequence ATGATCAATTCAACCATTCGTGACTATAGTGAAAAACGTGATTTTATAAGGATGAAGGTCGACACGACCATACGTTTGACGTTTGATGATTCAGAAAAAACGATGACAGCGGTATGCAAAGATTTAAGTGGTACTGGCATGCTGATTGAAACCAGTGACGCTCTAGCTGAGAATAGCGAATTCCATACATCTCTCCCGTCAAGCAACCCTGCTTTTCCAGCATTTGAAACGAAGGTTAAGGTTATACGCTGCGCGGAGTCTGAGGATGGACGCTTTTTGATTGGAACAGAAATACTAAATATGCCCTAA
- the rraA gene encoding ribonuclease E activity regulator RraA codes for MPIITPDLCDQYPDLVQVVEPMFNNYGGRESFGGEIVTVKCFEDNSVVKEQVATPGHGKVMVVDGGGSMRAALLGDMLAEKAADNGWEGIIIYGCIRDVDVIMETELGVQALSTHPMKTDKRGLGDLNVPVTFGGVTFKPGNFIYADNNGVIVSPEKLEVE; via the coding sequence GTGCCGATAATAACGCCCGATCTATGTGATCAGTACCCAGATTTAGTGCAAGTTGTAGAGCCTATGTTTAACAACTATGGCGGTAGAGAATCCTTTGGAGGAGAAATTGTCACTGTTAAATGCTTTGAAGATAATTCAGTTGTAAAAGAGCAGGTCGCCACACCAGGTCACGGAAAAGTTATGGTGGTAGATGGTGGTGGCTCTATGCGTGCAGCACTGTTAGGCGATATGCTTGCTGAGAAGGCTGCAGATAATGGCTGGGAAGGCATTATAATATATGGCTGTATTCGTGATGTTGATGTCATCATGGAGACAGAGTTAGGTGTTCAGGCGCTGTCTACACACCCAATGAAAACGGATAAAAGAGGTCTTGGTGACCTTAATGTTCCAGTGACATTTGGTGGCGTGACTTTCAAGCCCGGTAATTTTATTTACGCGGATAATAACGGCGTAATCGTATCACCTGAAAAGCTTGAAGTAGAATAA
- a CDS encoding NAD(P)H-binding protein has protein sequence MNNKRTALIVGATGLIGGYCVRQALASDLYSEVIVLGRRKLNLAHSRLIQIVGDLSDSGALLKDYSVNDVYCCLGTTIKKAKTKSAFKKVDLEYPLSIARIMREQGADHFCVVSAAGANANSRFFYNRVKGELEKALGSLEYPFLTIMRPSLLTGDRGEYRLGESVSNAVGAFIKPLMKGVLLEVSPVEAERVARVMIKESEKLADGLRYQNILVIKSRQIQEYNF, from the coding sequence ATGAACAATAAAAGAACCGCTTTAATTGTTGGCGCTACAGGTCTTATCGGTGGGTATTGTGTTCGCCAAGCATTGGCTTCAGATCTGTATAGTGAGGTCATTGTTTTAGGGCGCCGTAAATTAAACTTAGCTCATAGCCGCTTAATTCAGATTGTAGGTGATCTTTCAGATTCAGGTGCCTTGCTAAAAGATTACAGTGTAAATGATGTTTATTGTTGTCTGGGAACAACGATAAAAAAAGCTAAAACGAAGTCTGCGTTTAAAAAAGTAGATTTGGAATACCCGTTATCCATAGCGCGTATTATGCGAGAGCAGGGGGCTGATCATTTTTGTGTTGTCAGTGCGGCGGGTGCCAATGCCAACTCACGCTTTTTTTATAATCGCGTTAAGGGTGAGCTTGAAAAAGCATTAGGGTCGTTAGAATACCCCTTTCTTACCATTATGCGCCCCTCACTGCTGACAGGTGATAGAGGCGAATACCGGTTAGGAGAGTCTGTCAGCAATGCTGTTGGCGCATTTATAAAGCCGCTAATGAAAGGTGTGTTGCTTGAAGTCAGCCCGGTTGAGGCTGAAAGGGTGGCAAGGGTTATGATCAAAGAGTCAGAAAAACTTGCTGATGGTTTGCGATACCAAAATATACTCGTGATAAAATCTCGACAAATTCAAGAATATAATTTTTAA
- a CDS encoding alpha/beta hydrolase has translation MQSSSQLFPVQLVSAEVIGSLVEDIYLLKPNNCKDRTVELAVTRLTKQSSAALGIHGQPVILLHGAFSNRRHWLSEEGEGVADFLVEAGYDVWIPEMRGHGLSSVNQDFANNSLDQTVEYDLPAIHKFVLEQTGKNVSYIAEEMGGFLVLGALGLGVIDQKTITNCVYIEEEKPLSLRLNTKIFAKNALWRWRKQGVISGQRLGIGTENESYLTIKAYLSWQNRLAFNTPSGLLLEGALANIDVPVMVVGTKSSDAIGPVKNAKWIYSQLTTTSKSIKMYDYSESQTSRAYPNAGITLFPNKGGCWDDIILWLANTPTALDCTDAPDAISTQG, from the coding sequence ATGCAAAGTAGTAGTCAGCTCTTTCCGGTTCAGCTAGTGTCTGCTGAAGTAATCGGTTCGTTAGTTGAAGATATTTATCTTCTCAAGCCTAATAACTGTAAAGATAGGACCGTTGAGTTAGCGGTTACAAGATTAACTAAACAGTCCTCTGCGGCCTTAGGGATTCATGGGCAGCCTGTCATTCTCTTACATGGCGCATTTTCTAATCGGCGCCATTGGTTATCTGAAGAAGGTGAAGGTGTCGCTGATTTTTTGGTTGAGGCAGGCTATGACGTGTGGATCCCTGAAATGCGCGGTCACGGCCTTTCGTCTGTGAATCAAGATTTTGCAAATAATTCGCTTGATCAGACCGTTGAATATGACTTGCCCGCTATTCATAAGTTTGTTCTAGAGCAAACTGGAAAAAATGTAAGTTATATTGCTGAAGAGATGGGCGGTTTTTTAGTTCTCGGTGCTTTGGGGTTAGGTGTTATAGATCAGAAAACGATAACGAATTGTGTCTATATCGAAGAAGAAAAGCCTTTATCTTTGCGTCTAAATACAAAGATATTTGCAAAAAATGCACTATGGCGTTGGAGAAAACAGGGCGTTATTAGTGGTCAGCGATTAGGTATCGGTACAGAGAATGAAAGTTATTTGACGATTAAAGCGTATTTAAGCTGGCAAAACAGGCTTGCTTTTAATACACCTTCTGGGCTTTTACTTGAAGGTGCCTTAGCAAATATAGATGTGCCTGTGATGGTGGTCGGAACAAAGTCATCTGATGCTATAGGGCCCGTAAAGAATGCTAAGTGGATTTATAGTCAGTTAACCACGACATCGAAAAGTATCAAAATGTACGATTATAGTGAGTCCCAGACGTCGCGAGCTTACCCTAATGCGGGGATAACACTATTTCCTAATAAGGGTGGGTGTTGGGATGATATTATTTTATGGCTGGCTAACACGCCGACGGCCCTTGACTGTACTGACGCTCCCGACGCCATTTCAACACAAGGGTAA